The nucleotide sequence GTACCGTACGCCATGACCGTGGATGCCGGCGGTCACGTCTACGTAACCGGAACGACGGCCACGTCCACGGGCGGGAACGACTGGGCAACGATCAAGTACAACTCGGCGGGCGTTCAGGAGTGGCTCCGAACGCTCGACGGAGGCGGGAACGATGCTGCCGTCGCGATCACGACGGACGAGGTCGGCAATGTCTACGTGACCGGCAATAGCGCGGGAGGGTTCTATTCCATGACGGCGAAGTACAGCGCCGCCGGCGACCAGCTCTGGGTCCAGTCCTTCACGACCATCGGCGAGGGGGACGCCGGCGTCGACATCGCCGTCGATCACGACGGTAATGTGTACGTGACCGGCTACAACGTCGAGACCAGCACCGGCTTCGATATCGTCACGATCAAGTACAGCGCGGGCGGCGTCGAGCTCTGGGTGCGGCGATACGATTCTGGAAATGGAGAGGACGTTCCCGCGGCGATTGCCTGTGACGCTTCCGGCGTCTACGTGACCGGCCGGAGCGGCGGCGCCTTCACCACGATCCGATACGACTTCAGCGGGGTCCAGCAGTGGGTGCGGAACTACAGTGCCGGAAACGGCTCCGATTCGCCAGCAGCGTTGATCGTCGACGCGGCCGGCAATGTCTACGTCACCGGACGGAGCGTCGGGTCTGGCACCAACGACGACTACGCGACGATCAAGTACGACGCTGCGGGCACGGAGCTGTGGGTTCGCCGATACGACGGACCGGCGACCGTGGCTTCTCAAGACTACGATCGAGCCGCGGCTCTCGCGGTCGACGCGGCCGGCAACGTGTTCGTTACCGGCAACAGCGCAGGTGACTTCGCCACCGTCAAGTACGACGCCGCCGGCTCGGAGATCTGGGTGCGCCGGTACAACGGCCCCGCAGCCGGCGCCGATTGGGCAACGGCGATTGGAATCGATGCGTCGGGTAACGCCTATGTGACCGGGTCGAGCTTCGGAAACGCGACGACCCAGTACGACTTCGCCACGATCTCCTATGACCCTTCGGGCACCGTGCGATGGACCGAGCGCTACAACGGCCCGGGTAGCCTCTATGACAGTCCGCATGCGATCGCCGTTCACTCGTCGGGCGACGTCTATGTGAGCGGTTCGAGCGGCGGGAGCGGGACCGGGGACGATTACACGACGATCAAGTACGCGAGCGTGGTCACCTCCGTCGAGTCCGAACCGGCCGAGGCCCCCCGCGCCTTATCGCTCCAGAGCCATCCGAATCCCTTCACGACATCCGCCGCGAGAATCCGATTCACGATCCCGCCGGGAACTCGCGATCACGTCCGGCTCGCCGTCT is from Candidatus Eisenbacteria bacterium and encodes:
- a CDS encoding SBBP repeat-containing protein, with product MARYASPTTYSDVPYAMTVDAGGHVYVTGTTATSTGGNDWATIKYNSAGVQEWLRTLDGGGNDAAVAITTDEVGNVYVTGNSAGGFYSMTAKYSAAGDQLWVQSFTTIGEGDAGVDIAVDHDGNVYVTGYNVETSTGFDIVTIKYSAGGVELWVRRYDSGNGEDVPAAIACDASGVYVTGRSGGAFTTIRYDFSGVQQWVRNYSAGNGSDSPAALIVDAAGNVYVTGRSVGSGTNDDYATIKYDAAGTELWVRRYDGPATVASQDYDRAAALAVDAAGNVFVTGNSAGDFATVKYDAAGSEIWVRRYNGPAAGADWATAIGIDASGNAYVTGSSFGNATTQYDFATISYDPSGTVRWTERYNGPGSLYDSPHAIAVHSSGDVYVSGSSGGSGTGDDYTTIKYASVVTSVESEPAEAPRALSLQSHPNPFTTSAARIRFTIPPGTRDHVRLAVYDAHGREVAMLVNEVLAPGTYERKLNGSTLTSGVYWSRLQVGSLSETRKIIHMR